GAGGAATCTATGTTCGCACTGGTGATCTTTGTCTGTTACCTGGGAGGTAACTGCGAGAGTCTGGTCGCGGGAACCTATATCAATGAACCACAATGTCTGGGTGCCATGGAGGAACAGCAAATCCGTAACGGCGGCTGTTTTCCGATTGACGATTTTCGCAGTGGGTACTGGAAACCGGCGCGCGAGTATCGTGACCGCTGACGCTGATCGCACTGACATTGATCGCACTGGCACGGATTTGCACTGACACGGATTGCACTGACACGGATTGAACCGTGCGCATCTTTCACGGATTCCTGCCTATTGCATCGCAAAAAAAGCAACGTCGCAGCTGTGACGGCGTTGCCCAAACAGGTGTGATGGTTATTGCCTGTTATTATTAGAATTTCATGATTATCAGAATTTCACCCACTCATCTTCGGCGGGATGATGTTTCGCCGACTCTGTCGCCTTGCGGTGAGTATCTTTCTTCTGCGTCGGTTTCCGGCCGGTTTGGCCCGGCTTATTCAACAGTAATGTCTGATGGCTTGCCGGTGAACTAACATGGTGAGGGTGCGAATCGTCGCCCAAATGAAACACCGATACCGCCTGCGCCAGTATCCGCGACTGCTCTTCAAGCGAATTGGCCGCCGATGACGACTCTTCCACCAGCGCCGCGTTCTGCTGGGTCGTGGTGTCCAGCTCCGACACCGCCTGAGCGATCTGGGATATTCCCCGGCTTTGCTCATCCGAAGCCGAGGCGATTTCCCCCATAATGTCAAACACATGGGCTACCGATTTGACAATATCCTGCATGGTTTTTCCCGCCTCTCCCACCAGCGCTGAACCGGTATCGACCCGCGATACCGATTCATGGATTAACCCCTCGATTTCCCGTGCGGCCTGAGCGCTACGCTGGGCCAGATTGCGCACCTCACTGGCGACCACCGCGAATCCGCGCCCTTGCTCGCCGGCTCTCGCGGCCTCAACCGCCGCATTCAGCGCCAGAATATTAGTCTGAAAGGCGATACTGTTGATCACCGTCGTAATATCAGAAATGCGTTTGGAGCTGCTGGAAATGTCGTCCATGGTCTTCACCACGTTATTGACGATTTCACCGCCCTTGACCGCGTTCTGCGACGCTTCCGACGCCAGCTGCGACGCATGGTGGGCGTTTTCGGAGTTCTGTTTCACCGTCGAGGTCAACTGCTCCATGCTGGCGGCCGTTTCCACCACCGCCGCCGATTGCTGTTCGGTACGGGACGAAAGATCGGTATTACCCGCCGCGATTTCCGCCGAGGCGGATTCGACATGCCCCACCCCTTCGCGGATATCCCGGATCATGGTGCGCAGCTTGTCATTCATGTTGCCCATTGCGGTGAGCAACTGCCCCAGCTCGTCGCGACGCGTCGTACTGACCACAGATGAAAGGTCGCCGCTGGCGATCCGTTCCGCCACCGACAGGCTCAGTTTCAGCGGGACAATCAATTGCACCGAGATACGCCACGCCATGATGATACCCAGCAGGATCACGGACAGACCGGTCGCCACCATGTTGAATTCCGATGACTGGGTAGTTTGATTGGAATTAGCCAGTTGTTGATTGAATAGACTGCCGACATCCGTATTCAGTTTTTCCGCCGCCTCACTCATTGCCTGGCTGGCGCGGGTTTCATCCTTAAAAGCGGCCAGATAGGCCGGCGCAGAACGGCGGTAGCCTGCGAAATAATCCCAGGCGGTATTCAGCCATGCCTGCTGTTCCGCGGATAACCGCCCGGCCTTTTCCTTAATGGCCGCTTCGGCGGCATCAATGTTTTTAAGGGTCATTCCCAGCGTATTATCCGAGGGCCCCAGCAGCAGATCATGCGCTACGTCGCGAATATCAGACATGTACTCGCCCAATTGGTACAACAGCACCTGAATATCTGACGATACGCCCGCGACCTGCTGCCACTTATTATGGAATGCTTCCAGCACGCTGCCGCTTTCATCCTGACCAATAGTCAAACCAGCGGCATCCCGCTTTTTACTGGCGGCGATGAATGCGTCCCGCATGGCCCGATACGTTTTCAGGTCCTGCTCAATGCGGTTCACATCGTCGATCGTATCCTTATCCCAGCTCAGCGTCTTGGCCTGCCTGAGAATGTCATCCATCTTATTAATCAGCTCGCCATTTTTATCGATAAAGCTGTAGTCATGCGTGAACTGAAATTGCGTGCGCAGGATTCGAGCCTGCGCCAATGTGGCGTTGAGTTGATTGCTCGCCTGTGCCTTATCGTTATTATCCGCCACACTGCGAAATCCAATAACCCCGGCCATCAATACCACCAACGACAATAACAAAACCGAACCAAAGCCTAATGACAGTTTGGTTCCCAGTTTAAGATTTTCGTATTTTCCACCCAGAATATTCATAGAATCACCATTTATGGCTCTCATAATGTGAACGTCATTCCATGTATATCAATGACATATCATGATAAATATTACATATCGCTATTTAATAATTGCAAAGGTAATCAACATCCTTTTTTACTGTCATCCTGCCGCCAAAAACCTATTGATGCGTTAAAAAATCTATTGATGCGTATAACACTCAATTCAGCAAAAAGTAGAAATAATGAATAGCTGGATGCTTGACACCGTCTCGCACGATTAAAATAACAAATAAATCATGTGATTATGAATAAATTGAAACACCATTAAGAATGGTGAGAGAAAAACGATTTACGCTGATTATCAGGATTTTAGTTAACCGTTTTAATCCCTCATAATCTATATATCATCCTTCCAATAATAGAAAGATATATAATGCAAGGGTATAAGAACCCCCGCTGATCTAGCATGACTGGATATTTCGATGAAAATAAATAGGTCGTTATCAATGGCGGGAAGACAGAATAAACATCGGGGATAATACGCCGTTGCGAGCAACCTTAATCGCCACGGCTACGCTTTACCTGCGGATGGGAACACCCGGCGCAGCCTGCACGCACCGGGTGTTCGGATATCAGAAGCTGGGGGTTAGCGTCAGCACCACCACACCGCGCGGCGTGACCTCATCCACCCCGCACTGGAATTGTGAGCCGCCGCCTTCGACCTGCATTTTACGCCCCGGCAACAGCGCCACATCGTAGATGTCGCTCTTGCCGTCGATATCCAGCAGCCAACGACCATTGCTGATACTGGTAATTCCGGTATCCACCAGCCAGGAAGACGAACTCCCTTCCACCAGCAGAGGCGCATGCAATCCCGCAGGAATAAACTGCGGATCCGCCTTCCACTCACCCGCATCCTGCAGTTTTCCGGTTTTCAACAGATTACGCGGGATCAGGCAAATGCCGCTGTCGTCGTGACGGCTGACGGGCGCGTCATTCTGCTGCGGCGAACCTCTACCGGTTGCCAGCCACGCCAGCGACACACCGGTATCCAGCGCACAGGTGACCACCACATCCCCCGGAAAGAAATCGCGGCGAATCCAGGTGCTGATCGTACCGGGCGCGATGCCCAGCAGATCGCCCAGCTCTTTTTGCGTGCTGAAGCCATAGGCATCAAGCATACGACGCAGTACAGCCTTGCCGCCCGA
The DNA window shown above is from Dickeya dadantii NCPPB 898 and carries:
- a CDS encoding YebW family protein, which encodes MFALVIFVCYLGGNCESLVAGTYINEPQCLGAMEEQQIRNGGCFPIDDFRSGYWKPAREYRDR
- a CDS encoding methyl-accepting chemotaxis protein, which gives rise to MNILGGKYENLKLGTKLSLGFGSVLLLSLVVLMAGVIGFRSVADNNDKAQASNQLNATLAQARILRTQFQFTHDYSFIDKNGELINKMDDILRQAKTLSWDKDTIDDVNRIEQDLKTYRAMRDAFIAASKKRDAAGLTIGQDESGSVLEAFHNKWQQVAGVSSDIQVLLYQLGEYMSDIRDVAHDLLLGPSDNTLGMTLKNIDAAEAAIKEKAGRLSAEQQAWLNTAWDYFAGYRRSAPAYLAAFKDETRASQAMSEAAEKLNTDVGSLFNQQLANSNQTTQSSEFNMVATGLSVILLGIIMAWRISVQLIVPLKLSLSVAERIASGDLSSVVSTTRRDELGQLLTAMGNMNDKLRTMIRDIREGVGHVESASAEIAAGNTDLSSRTEQQSAAVVETAASMEQLTSTVKQNSENAHHASQLASEASQNAVKGGEIVNNVVKTMDDISSSSKRISDITTVINSIAFQTNILALNAAVEAARAGEQGRGFAVVASEVRNLAQRSAQAAREIEGLIHESVSRVDTGSALVGEAGKTMQDIVKSVAHVFDIMGEIASASDEQSRGISQIAQAVSELDTTTQQNAALVEESSSAANSLEEQSRILAQAVSVFHLGDDSHPHHVSSPASHQTLLLNKPGQTGRKPTQKKDTHRKATESAKHHPAEDEWVKF
- a CDS encoding phage repressor protein CI translates to MSAAFVLERIMSSYGVKTQKELSEVTEIPTNTISNWVQRGNVPGNIILKCALDTGADAGWLVTGEFANANVFTYKSPLKGKALYEQILSSGGKAVLRRMLDAYGFSTQKELGDLLGIAPGTISTWIRRDFFPGDVVVTCALDTGVSLAWLATGRGSPQQNDAPVSRHDDSGICLIPRNLLKTGKLQDAGEWKADPQFIPAGLHAPLLVEGSSSSWLVDTGITSISNGRWLLDIDGKSDIYDVALLPGRKMQVEGGGSQFQCGVDEVTPRGVVVLTLTPSF